Proteins from a single region of Styela clava chromosome 1, kaStyClav1.hap1.2, whole genome shotgun sequence:
- the LOC120340642 gene encoding uncharacterized protein LOC120340642, which produces MSAYITRLPLFILVLCVCWTCCQGQCPSNCRCNVRKREVRCQGRSGNVDVSDIPANTRILNLRGNEFDTIEAYAFAHLLSLTHLYVQENKIRKIAANAFIGLRRLTHLRLSGNKLTTLRQGVFSGLTALRELVLSENSIGDIQDDVFQPLKNLLVFNIKNNEMISISDDIFTGLSKLKVLNLSNNKLELISTPTFFPLQNLRKLFMDNNQLNGVPSQALSGGAMFRLVTLSLRHNKIQHIGDKAFASLRNLVVLFLSNNEISSLSPTSFSGIPKLKSLQLNGNKLKYIQEMPPMPNLGKFGLAYNLWECDCKMQEFRRWIESTAFDLECKGPSYLNDRKFKSLDIEDLYCDEKQYYALHKDRFRPLLQITLERNDIVEHANQEEQFYCPHKCTCDTSLKHLDCDSKSFTSVPTGLSEETTLINLRNNRIKSIQEGSFFSLTSLVSLHLQYNRIRRIESRAFEGLHNLVYLYLEDNNLDTLDAESFVGLRRLSYLFLDRNRLGILPPGIFRPLTSVFSIYIRDNLLESISPQNFDGVERLRWLYLSGNRLNYLEDNTFRSVPDMERLLLDRNEFTSVPAEAFKGLGYLLWLDLSQNRIDRLNTNNFRRQPRLSKLLLGANRIQEVDKKAFYGLHSLQMLNISNNNLKVLPPFERSSSLIEINTEGNPWRCDCEIIPFRDWLIKLKTTINPSLTMDSVICSSPLKLKNENMLLIANEQLCGHRRRRENLRERKLYRLVAEARNFSLLNVDTYEMSLKHEDEVAAQYSYGIALCLNVCFFME; this is translated from the exons ATGAGCGCATATATAACTAGGTTGCCTCTATTTATACTCGTCTTATGCGTTTGCTGGACTTGTTGCCAGGGCCAGTGCCCCAGCAACTGCCGATGTAATGTGCGGAAGCGAGAGGTTCGATGCCAGGGACGTTCAGGAAACGTCGATGTCTCTGATATTCCAGCGAATACACGAATTTTGAATTTGCGTGGAAACGAGTTTGACACAATCGAAGCATATGCATTTGCCCACCTACTCAGTCTTACACATCTTTACGTTCAAGAAAACAAAATCAGGAAGATTGCCGCAAATGCATTTATTGGACTACGCAGATTGACACATTTGCGTCTTTCAGGAAACAAACTAACAACCTTGCGTCAGGGTGTGTTTTCAGGGTTGACAGCTCTTCGAGAATTGGTCCTAAGCGAG aattcTATTGGAGATATCCAAGATGATGTCTTTCAACCTTTAAAAAATCTtcttgtttttaatataaaaaacaacGAAATGATATCAATAAGCGATGATATATTCACCGGACTGTCAAAATTAAAGGTTTTAAATTTATCGAATAATAAGTTGGAG ttaaTTTCAACACCGACGTTCTTCCCTCttcaaaatttgagaaaattattTATGGATAATAATCAGCTTAATGGTGTTCCCTCACAAGCATTGTCAGGTGGTGCAATGTTCCGTCTTGTAACATTAAGCCTGCGTCATAACAAAATTCAACATATAGGGGATAAAGCATTTGCTT CCCTGCGGAATCTAGTTGTACTATTTTTATCAAACAATGAAATATCATCTCTGAGTCCGACTTCATTTTCTGGAATACCAAAGTTGAAATCGCTACAGTTAAATGGAAACAAACTAAAATATATTCAGGAAATGCCTCCAATGCCGAATCTTGGTAAATTTGGATTAGCGTACAATTTATGGGAATGTGACTGCAAAATGCAG GAATTTCGACGCTGGATCGAATCAACGGCATTTGATCTTGAATGCAAAGGACCATCATACCTAAATGATcgtaaattcaaatctttggACATAGAAGACCTATATTGTGACGAAAAACAATACTATGCTCTTCACAAAGATCGATTTCGGCCTCTACTACAAATTACGTTGGAGAGAAACGACATTGTTGAACACGCTAATCAGGAGGAACAATTTTATTGTCCTCATAAATGTACTTGCGATACTAGTCTCAAGCATTTAGATTGTGACAGCAAAAGTTTTACGTCCGTACCCACTGGATTGTCAGAGGAGACGACGTTAATTAATTTGAGAAATAATAG AATAAAATCGATCCAGGAAGGTAGTTTCTTTAGCCTTACAAGTCTGGTATCCTTACATCTCCAATACAACAGAATACGAAGGATCGAATCAAGAGCATTTGAAGGACTACATAATTTGGTTTATCTGTATTTGGAAGATAATAATTTGGATACACTAGATGCCGAATCTTTTGTAG GGCTCAGGcgtttatcatatttatttctTGATCGAAACCGCCTTGGTATTCTTCCTCCCGGTATATTTCGACCTTTGACCTCggtattttcaatttacatcCGAGACAATCTGTTAGAATCTATTTCACCGCAAAACTTTGACGGAGTGGAAAGATTACGTTGGCTTTACCTATCTGGTAACAG ACTGAATTATCTCGAAGACAATACTTTTCGTTCGGTTCCCGATATGGAGCGTCTTCTACTTGATCGCAATGAATTCACTTCTGTTCCCGCAGAAGCGTTTAAAG GCTTAGGATATTTGCTGTGGCTTGATTTGAGTCAAAATCGAATTGATAGACTAAATACAAACAATTTTCGTCGTCAACCACGATTGAGCAAGCTTTTGCTGGGAGCAAATAGAATACAGGAAGTGGATAAAAAAGCTTTTTATGGCTTGCACAGTCTTCAAATGCTCAACATTAGCAATAACAATCTAAAAGTGCTCCCACCGTTTGAAAGATCATCGTCATTGATCGAA ATAAATACAGAAGGAAATCCGTGGAGATGTGACTGTGAAATTATACCATTCCGTGATTGGTTGATAAAGTTGAAAACCACCATAAATCCGAGCTTGACTATGGATTCGGTCATATGTTCCAGTCCCCTCAAGTTGAAAAATGAGAATATGTTGTTAATTGCAAACGAACAACTCTGCGGGCATCGACGGCGCAGGG AAAATCTCAGAGAGAGGAAATTGTATCGCTTAGTAGCAGAAGCGCGGAATTTTTCGTTGTTAAACGTTGATACATATGAGATGAGTTTAAAACACGAGGATGAAGTTGCTGCTCAATATAGTTACGGAATTGCGTTGTGTTTGAATGTTTGCTTTTTCATGGAATAG